In the genome of Neodiprion pinetum isolate iyNeoPine1 chromosome 2, iyNeoPine1.2, whole genome shotgun sequence, one region contains:
- the DEF8 gene encoding differentially expressed in FDCP 8 homolog isoform X7 produces MSVHVKPSSNMVDIRSQNDSEYDKKFEQDPGHRCGTGASTPSSLSDYITSDADDSSDGRCAAPFTLRSIETQLVLTRDATPTDLREMVKRCKEMVMESAECSEERKWLVRRLIELRLRAQELREVSVENLLETCVILGHHLAPRKNHAVTYGPIYCDNCSAAVWTMLQSWYMCNDCGFCCHAKCLTATCRVCAHIVASEAGGYTFTKDICPERGLSAQLYRCAECNASITFNKLIHCLFLQAFTKGLFLSCFGSPFKYTEAAWIEPRLCDYTGLYYCQRCHWNTTAPIPARIIRNWDMEPRKVSRAAAQLLEILEQRPVLNLEQLNPKLFTLVPDLSLVKKLREELQMIKRYLVFCPNADNEGLPWRAGLRSHMVENSGSYAIKDLIDLQNGTLIEEIRAAHDAMRKHVAENCDLCRARGHLCELCGNDEVIYPWDAGSFSCPECSTVYHRACWAKRNHHCSKCSRIQKRLALNQWQGDGNLQVSTQIDETKEKLSRNLSN; encoded by the exons ATGTCAGTACATGTGAAGCCAAGTTCCAATATGGTTGACATTAGAAGTCAGAATGATTCTGAGTATGACAAGAAATTCGAGCAAGACCCGGGTCATAGATGTGGAACTGGTGCTTCCACTCCATCCTCTCTGTCTGATTATATCACTAGTGACGCCGATGACAGTTCTGACGGTAGATGTGCCGCACCATTTACATTGAGATCCATTGAAACGCAACTCGTTTTGACAAGG GATGCCACGCCAACGGATCTGCGGGAAATGGTCAAACGTTGTAAAGAAATGGTGATGGAAAGTGCAGAATGCAGTGAAGAACGCAAGTGGCTCGTCAGACGTCTCATTGAATTACGTCTGCGGGCTCAAGAACTAAGAGAAGTATCCGTTGAGAATCTACTAGAAACCTGCGTTATTCTAGGACATCATTTGGCACCGCGAaaaaatcatgcagtcacataCGGGCCAATTTATTGCGATAATTGCAGTGCTGCTGTGTGGACAATGCTTCAATCCTGGTATATGTGTAATG ATTGTGGATTTTGCTGTCATGCGAAGTGTCTAACCGCCACCTGCCGAGTCTGTGCGCATATTGTTGCCAGTGAAGCTGGTGGATATACATTTACGAAGGATATATGCCCCGAGCGTGGTCTCTCAGCACAGTTGTACAGATGCGCCGAATGCAATGCCAGCATAACGTTTA ATAAATTGATACATTGTTTGTTCCTGCAAGCTTTCACCAAAGGATTATTTCTGTCGTGTTTTGGAAGTCCCTTCAAATACACAG AGGCTGCCTGGATAGAACCACGCCTTTGCGACTATACTGGGTTGTATTATTGTCAACGCTGCCATTGGAATACTACTGCTCCCATACCTGCCCGCATAATTCGAAATTGGGATATGGAACCTCGAAAGGTGTCTCGAGCAGCTGCTCAGCTGTTGGAAATTCTAGAACAGCGTCCAGTCTTGAATCTAGAGCAGCTAAATCCAAAATTGTTCACATTGGTTCCAGATTTGTCACTGGTCAAG aaGCTACGTGAAGAATTGCAGATGATTAAACGGTACTTGGTATTTTGCCCAAATGCAGATAACGAAGGATTGCCATGGCGTGCTGGCTTGCGGTCACACATGGTAGAAAATTCCGGCAGCTACGCAATCAAAGATTTGATCGATCTTCAGAATGGAACGCTTATAGAGGAAATTCGAGCTGCGCATGATGCTATGCGTAAACATGTCGCAGAAAACTGTGATTTGTGTAGAGCAAG GGGGCATTTGTGCGAGTTATGCGGTAATGATGAGGTGATATATCCTTGGGATGCTGGTTCGTTTTCATGTCCTGAGTGTTCGACGGTCTATCACCGTGCTTGTTGGGCAAAGCGCAATCATCATTGTTCAAAATGTTCTCGTATTCAGAAGCGACTTGCTTTAAACCAATGGCAGGGAGACGGTAACTTGCAGGTTTCCACACAAATAGATGAGACGAAAG AGAAGCTTTCGAGGAACTTGAGTAACTAG